One part of the Cupriavidus taiwanensis genome encodes these proteins:
- a CDS encoding TraI domain-containing protein, whose protein sequence is MNTHVHLPTDSLLASFSDRVALIRQYANEAESDDFASKWLDVLERCATWFSSMPLRPGEHAEAGGAFRATVEAAYFAMRLSGAQKFAADQTSERRRQLEPQYLYALFLAACCSRLDEPCRHFQFHRDRDGMEWIPAIHGAFGPWLGGGTYGVTRRETALPVERMRTALLAREILGAERLAGFDGQVLADLFGAINPEQRPSGLETLLHKVVRQAIDTVTQFEVKARRAAFAPDTTPAPKADLLSAAAADATAQAKPPVTIATVPAAVAPTETLAPVPPPSPPQPAAPATAQAPRDAAPSAVQLDGSRSLRPEQATDPFKEALAGASNLMREFFRALVQDVAAGKVKVSWVDDRLAISKRMLSNYGIASETLIENLRKFQLLYKIVGQDILLVDKVANLIATRPQSAGNEVDA, encoded by the coding sequence ATGAACACACACGTCCACCTGCCGACAGATTCGCTGCTGGCGTCGTTCTCCGATCGTGTCGCGCTCATCCGCCAGTATGCCAATGAGGCGGAAAGCGACGACTTCGCCAGCAAGTGGCTCGATGTGCTGGAACGCTGTGCTACGTGGTTCTCCAGTATGCCGCTGCGGCCCGGGGAGCACGCTGAGGCCGGCGGCGCGTTCCGCGCCACCGTGGAAGCGGCCTACTTCGCCATGCGCCTGTCCGGTGCACAGAAGTTCGCCGCCGACCAGACGTCGGAACGCCGCAGGCAGCTGGAACCCCAGTACCTGTATGCCCTGTTCCTCGCCGCCTGCTGCTCTCGGCTGGATGAGCCATGCCGGCACTTCCAGTTTCATCGGGATCGTGATGGCATGGAATGGATTCCGGCCATTCACGGCGCTTTTGGTCCATGGCTCGGTGGCGGTACGTATGGTGTCACGCGCCGCGAGACCGCGCTTCCCGTCGAGCGCATGCGCACCGCGCTGCTCGCACGCGAGATCCTCGGCGCTGAGCGCCTGGCAGGATTCGATGGCCAGGTGCTCGCCGACCTGTTCGGCGCCATCAATCCGGAGCAACGACCCAGCGGACTCGAAACACTCCTGCACAAGGTTGTTCGGCAGGCTATCGACACGGTCACGCAGTTCGAAGTCAAGGCGCGGCGCGCTGCCTTCGCTCCGGATACGACGCCGGCCCCGAAGGCAGATTTGCTGAGTGCCGCCGCGGCCGATGCCACGGCACAAGCGAAGCCGCCTGTCACCATTGCGACAGTGCCGGCCGCGGTGGCGCCGACCGAAACCCTGGCACCGGTCCCGCCCCCCTCTCCCCCGCAACCAGCAGCGCCAGCGACGGCACAGGCGCCGCGCGACGCCGCGCCGAGCGCCGTCCAGCTCGACGGCTCGCGATCGCTCCGGCCGGAACAGGCCACAGACCCGTTCAAGGAGGCACTGGCGGGCGCATCGAACCTGATGCGTGAGTTCTTCCGTGCCTTGGTCCAGGACGTGGCGGCCGGGAAGGTGAAGGTGTCCTGGGTCGACGACCGACTCGCCATCAGCAAGCGCATGTTGAGCAACTACGGCATCGCCTCGGAAACGCTCATCGAAAACCTGCGCAAGTTCCAGCTGCTCTACAAGATCGTCGGACAGGACATCCTGCTGGTCGACAAGGTAGCCAACCTGATCGCAACGCGGCCGCAATCCGCCGGCAACGAAGTGGACGCCTGA
- a CDS encoding type IV secretion system protein: protein MIGMLTMGVWVRLRFVALLLAALCLLPQPGNAQEATGGNPPVAAATAGKPGDIATGIMKTLNRLDRMRSSLIQAAASLSQTTVEDANKIAFGLGVITLVLAGLRFAATSDPVSAWTDLFETILVLGIFSALFASYTSFSAGLFLWFAHLADSINGGVSVYNLPASLANTGGKFVDSIVTNLKAGLINPLSLVDALVAAILFAFAFIAVLIAALIYSWFILVGHLLVAIGIVVGPLAVAFGMADISRRFFNAWLDYMVTGSMYMVVAAIISQLVSKSLISMVSDVGKVGTDTTIAASYALSTAIILVFVAMEIPKIAGSLFGTGGGVGATGGMKMLGRGAWNLGNKLAGR, encoded by the coding sequence ATGATCGGGATGTTGACCATGGGAGTCTGGGTGCGCTTGCGCTTCGTAGCGCTGCTTCTCGCCGCGCTTTGCCTGCTGCCGCAGCCAGGCAATGCCCAGGAAGCGACCGGCGGCAATCCGCCCGTGGCAGCGGCAACTGCTGGCAAACCGGGGGATATCGCCACCGGGATCATGAAGACGCTGAACAGACTGGACAGGATGCGCAGCAGCCTGATTCAGGCCGCCGCGTCGCTCAGCCAAACCACCGTGGAGGACGCCAACAAGATCGCGTTCGGGCTCGGAGTCATCACACTGGTCCTGGCCGGGCTTCGATTCGCTGCCACCTCCGATCCCGTCAGCGCCTGGACGGATCTCTTCGAGACGATTCTGGTACTCGGGATCTTTTCCGCCCTCTTTGCCAGCTACACCAGCTTCTCTGCGGGCCTGTTCCTCTGGTTTGCGCACCTTGCCGACTCTATCAACGGTGGGGTGAGCGTCTATAACCTTCCGGCATCCTTGGCGAACACCGGCGGAAAGTTTGTCGATTCGATCGTGACGAACCTGAAGGCTGGCCTGATCAATCCCCTGTCTCTGGTTGACGCGCTCGTCGCCGCAATCCTGTTTGCCTTCGCCTTCATCGCCGTCTTGATCGCCGCATTGATCTATTCATGGTTCATTCTTGTCGGGCATTTGCTGGTAGCAATCGGCATTGTTGTCGGGCCCCTTGCCGTGGCCTTCGGCATGGCTGATATCTCCCGACGGTTCTTCAACGCCTGGCTCGACTACATGGTCACCGGTTCGATGTACATGGTGGTGGCAGCCATCATCTCGCAGCTGGTGAGCAAGTCGCTGATCAGCATGGTGTCGGACGTTGGCAAGGTCGGCACGGACACGACCATCGCGGCCAGCTATGCGCTGAGCACCGCGATCATTCTGGTCTTCGTTGCCATGGAGATTCCGAAGATCGCGGGTTCCCTCTTCGGGACCGGTGGCGGCGTGGGTGCGACGGGCGGCATGAAGATGCTGGGCCGCGGCGCCTGGAACCTCGGCAACAAGCTCGCTGGAAGATGA
- a CDS encoding ATPase, producing the protein MHSDVGTAGAADRDDVETELIEMEASANALRKEGLISTADLEKKKAEVERTRKLFRELPPEDRQAIVRRRRELGRQILDRELAGAAVVAVSLKLNHTRLRPLFEQWWPYMNRMSLNLQRFGQSTFSRSELTTIETFLERELAKLEDYVDEQLRVATAYREQRESEMRAKDDVIFQPTITRPSVDIEVQAFSRFAVRALQVLIKFDRAMDQFDFMVWNGIRDMTDVNDEVTRFLRKFQPLGLRSYTTHLKLMTTVRGV; encoded by the coding sequence ATGCATTCTGACGTGGGCACCGCGGGCGCTGCGGACCGAGACGACGTCGAAACCGAGCTGATCGAGATGGAGGCGTCGGCCAACGCGCTGCGCAAGGAAGGTCTGATCTCGACCGCTGACCTCGAGAAGAAGAAGGCTGAAGTCGAGCGCACGCGCAAGCTCTTCCGCGAACTGCCGCCGGAAGACCGCCAGGCCATCGTGCGTCGCCGGCGCGAACTCGGTCGGCAGATCCTCGATCGCGAACTCGCCGGCGCGGCGGTGGTTGCGGTGAGTCTGAAGCTCAACCATACCCGCCTGCGTCCGCTTTTCGAGCAGTGGTGGCCATATATGAACCGCATGTCGCTCAACCTGCAGCGCTTTGGGCAGTCGACTTTTTCCCGGAGCGAACTGACGACGATTGAGACCTTCCTGGAGCGAGAACTCGCCAAGCTGGAAGACTATGTCGATGAACAACTGCGCGTAGCCACCGCCTACCGTGAGCAGCGGGAAAGCGAGATGCGGGCCAAGGACGACGTCATCTTCCAGCCGACCATCACCCGACCTTCCGTCGATATCGAAGTCCAGGCCTTCTCGCGATTCGCTGTTCGCGCGCTACAGGTGCTGATCAAGTTCGACAGGGCCATGGACCAGTTCGATTTCATGGTCTGGAACGGCATTCGCGATATGACCGACGTGAACGATGAAGTGACGCGCTTTCTCCGCAAGTTCCAGCCGCTGGGGCTGCGAAGCTACACGACGCACCTTAAGCTCATGACGACCGTGCGCGGGGTGTGA
- the traD gene encoding conjugative transfer system coupling protein TraD (Members of this protein family are the putative conjugative coupling factor, TraD, as the term is used for the SXT and TOL plasmid systems.) → MHHYINHFRPIYEFRAAAGWLLAAVLMLASGMPGAGYFSLFCLAMLLFRSVQVWRALKFRLAISTKWLAVIPVNKLLALSVQMRKTENAMYLGTGFEWTQKHCQIAHDILRMPSSDIPGLPRWLPQPVVGRVESLFAPPGSIPDQSPQGKSWIHGMEPRKIAIPFHYKAMPGHTSVSGTTGAGKTRTYEVISTQVIHNPNDVLIVVDPKNDAEWAARVKRECERAGRKFLYWKQAAPSQSIRLNPLENWSQPSEIPTRIAQLMEEGPFRQFAFLFIDRAVKGELYVGDKPNLRSILQYAQNGINNLLDRALQRFFPEAGKPDWEEEVTGYMQQVGQRAGGTKLDAMVRLYIERFSNKGQGHEAIDGLIATFQHDRDHYGRIIASALPLLQMLATGETGLMLAPKADDFDDNREIWDIDKVIKQKAVLYVGADSLSNSLVAQAVMSMLLADIASVAGAIYNFYAKPPEVVLIIDEAAEAINEQMLQILNKGRGAGFKAFVAYQTRSDMTAKLGNVAKMQQVLGNLNNQIVLRLEDIDTAQWFSEKAGTTAIRNIVVSSSTSTGTEAHVGEFSGSVSRSMQLEKAPLIPHELIMQLPNLQYFLRISGGSVYQGRIPIIQD, encoded by the coding sequence ATGCACCACTACATCAATCATTTCCGCCCCATCTACGAGTTCCGCGCGGCGGCCGGATGGTTGCTTGCTGCGGTGCTCATGCTTGCCAGTGGCATGCCGGGGGCGGGGTATTTCTCCCTTTTCTGCCTGGCCATGCTCCTGTTCCGCTCGGTGCAGGTCTGGCGGGCGCTCAAGTTCCGGCTTGCCATCTCGACCAAGTGGCTCGCCGTGATCCCTGTTAACAAGCTGCTGGCACTCAGCGTGCAAATGCGGAAAACGGAGAACGCCATGTATCTCGGCACGGGCTTCGAGTGGACACAGAAGCATTGCCAGATCGCACACGACATCCTGCGCATGCCCTCGAGCGACATTCCGGGGCTGCCGCGGTGGCTGCCGCAGCCTGTGGTGGGGCGAGTGGAGTCGCTGTTTGCCCCGCCTGGAAGCATTCCCGACCAGTCTCCGCAGGGAAAATCATGGATTCACGGCATGGAGCCACGGAAGATAGCGATCCCTTTCCATTACAAGGCGATGCCCGGCCACACTTCGGTGAGCGGCACGACGGGCGCCGGCAAGACCCGCACCTATGAGGTCATCTCGACCCAGGTGATCCACAACCCCAATGACGTGCTGATCGTGGTGGACCCGAAGAACGACGCCGAGTGGGCCGCTCGGGTGAAGCGGGAGTGCGAGCGGGCGGGACGCAAGTTCCTCTATTGGAAGCAGGCGGCGCCATCGCAATCAATCCGCCTGAATCCGCTGGAAAACTGGTCGCAGCCGTCGGAGATTCCCACCCGCATTGCGCAACTGATGGAGGAAGGCCCGTTCCGGCAGTTCGCGTTCCTGTTCATCGACCGCGCGGTGAAGGGCGAGCTGTACGTCGGGGACAAGCCGAACCTCCGCTCGATCCTGCAGTACGCCCAAAACGGCATCAACAATCTGCTGGACCGCGCCCTCCAGCGCTTCTTTCCCGAGGCCGGCAAGCCGGACTGGGAGGAAGAGGTCACGGGTTACATGCAGCAGGTAGGACAGCGTGCCGGCGGCACGAAGCTTGATGCGATGGTCCGCCTCTACATCGAGCGCTTCTCGAACAAGGGCCAAGGCCATGAGGCCATCGACGGCCTGATCGCCACGTTCCAGCACGACCGGGATCACTACGGTCGGATCATCGCCTCCGCCCTGCCCTTGCTGCAGATGCTGGCCACCGGCGAGACAGGCCTGATGCTCGCCCCGAAGGCCGATGACTTCGACGACAACCGCGAGATCTGGGACATCGACAAGGTCATCAAGCAGAAGGCTGTGCTCTATGTTGGCGCGGACTCGCTGTCGAATTCCCTGGTGGCTCAGGCGGTCATGTCGATGCTGCTGGCGGACATCGCTTCCGTGGCCGGCGCCATTTACAACTTCTACGCCAAGCCGCCCGAGGTTGTGCTGATCATTGACGAGGCGGCCGAAGCGATCAACGAGCAGATGCTGCAGATCCTAAACAAGGGGCGCGGAGCAGGCTTCAAGGCGTTTGTCGCCTACCAGACACGCTCCGATATGACGGCGAAGCTCGGAAACGTTGCCAAGATGCAGCAGGTTTTGGGCAATTTGAACAACCAGATCGTCTTACGATTGGAAGATATCGACACGGCACAGTGGTTCTCCGAGAAGGCCGGCACGACCGCGATTCGAAACATCGTCGTGTCGAGCAGCACCAGCACCGGGACCGAGGCTCATGTCGGCGAGTTCAGCGGTTCGGTCTCGCGCTCGATGCAGCTCGAGAAGGCGCCGCTCATTCCGCATGAGCTGATCATGCAATTGCCCAACCTGCAGTACTTCCTGCGCATCTCTGGTGGCTCCGTCTACCAGGGTCGAATTCCAATTATCCAGGACTAA
- a CDS encoding ParA family protein produces MVKTSQLPAVDRTVPLEQISQFAEKVTIFTDELRETILAPRPRKTAPVYKTGEIAEMCNISHSQVQYLATKGDGDLPPGTAAGTGRTRTFTLEEARIWVQKVSDVYQTPLVTGTREPQGKIIITAQLKGGSAKTTTTMCLAQGLTLRGRKVLVVDLDPQASLSELCGLYAEKDVSPDDSVLPFIYDQQIEGGLLGQVQSTYWDGLDLIPAHTELIGAEFHLPAMQKVKPGFRFWTVLREGLEPLRRHYDYILMDTSPSLSYLNLNALMAADAMVMPMVPENLDFISSLSFWRLFSDVSKSFIKYEADKKYDFVSLLLSKVDYGRTSSAPIVRAWAQSAYESWLHSIEVPASSVMSTGALAFSTVFDVSSTHSAAKSLQRVRQPIVDYCRWLDEIYAEKWRNAQ; encoded by the coding sequence ATGGTGAAAACAAGCCAACTTCCTGCCGTTGACCGAACTGTCCCGCTCGAGCAGATCTCCCAGTTCGCGGAAAAGGTCACGATTTTCACGGATGAGCTTCGCGAGACGATACTCGCGCCCCGCCCAAGAAAAACCGCTCCAGTCTATAAAACGGGGGAGATTGCCGAGATGTGCAACATCTCGCATTCCCAGGTCCAGTATCTCGCCACCAAGGGGGATGGCGATCTGCCGCCAGGTACTGCCGCCGGAACCGGTCGCACGCGAACTTTCACGCTCGAAGAAGCGCGCATTTGGGTGCAGAAAGTCTCAGACGTGTATCAGACGCCTTTGGTCACCGGGACAAGGGAGCCTCAGGGCAAGATTATTATCACGGCCCAGCTGAAGGGTGGGTCGGCCAAAACCACGACCACGATGTGCCTCGCTCAAGGGCTGACGCTGCGCGGCCGGAAAGTGCTGGTGGTGGACCTGGATCCGCAGGCTTCGCTCTCGGAGTTGTGTGGGTTGTACGCAGAGAAGGACGTTTCGCCGGACGACTCCGTGCTGCCTTTTATCTATGATCAGCAGATTGAGGGGGGCTTGCTGGGCCAAGTGCAATCGACCTATTGGGACGGCCTGGACCTGATTCCCGCGCACACCGAGCTGATCGGGGCTGAGTTCCATTTGCCTGCCATGCAAAAGGTGAAGCCGGGTTTCCGTTTCTGGACTGTGCTGAGGGAAGGGCTAGAGCCGTTACGAAGGCACTATGACTATATCCTGATGGACACGTCGCCTTCGCTGTCGTATCTGAACTTGAATGCGCTTATGGCGGCCGACGCGATGGTGATGCCGATGGTTCCGGAGAACCTCGACTTCATCAGCTCGCTGTCGTTCTGGCGATTGTTCTCGGATGTTTCCAAGAGCTTTATCAAATACGAAGCAGACAAGAAGTACGACTTCGTATCGCTGCTGCTGTCCAAGGTCGACTATGGGCGCACGTCGTCTGCGCCCATAGTGCGGGCGTGGGCCCAGAGCGCTTACGAAAGCTGGCTGCATTCGATTGAAGTGCCCGCCAGCTCCGTGATGAGCACCGGGGCTTTGGCCTTCTCGACCGTATTTGATGTGAGCAGTACTCATAGCGCAGCGAAATCGCTGCAGCGGGTGCGCCAGCCGATTGTGGACTATTGCCGATGGCTGGATGAAATCTATGCAGAAAAATGGAGGAACGCGCAATGA
- a CDS encoding DUF4400 domain-containing protein, whose protein sequence is MASSRFVSHVRVWLLVSPLMLCALIPFIQNDAAFEVSDAEQASVSHWIGPASARDAASLANDRFDRWFVQSGALQASFAGSDADTALPDAGASEFGRGWMRRFWLTVYRAVYRATVAHHWLLGGFILFAALLNDGAVSRKIRAAGAGFANPVTFHVAAHGLLLCLGLGATALLLPVSLLAHWWTLAVCLVGLFSWRLAASFHVGK, encoded by the coding sequence ATGGCCAGCTCCCGATTCGTCTCCCACGTCCGCGTATGGCTGCTGGTGTCGCCACTGATGCTCTGCGCGCTGATTCCGTTCATCCAGAACGATGCTGCCTTCGAAGTCAGCGATGCCGAACAGGCCTCGGTTTCGCACTGGATCGGCCCGGCCAGCGCGCGCGACGCTGCGTCCTTGGCGAATGACCGGTTCGATCGCTGGTTTGTCCAATCCGGCGCCCTGCAGGCATCGTTCGCCGGTTCCGATGCGGACACAGCACTGCCGGATGCCGGTGCATCCGAGTTCGGCCGTGGCTGGATGCGTCGATTCTGGTTGACCGTCTACCGGGCTGTCTATCGCGCGACCGTCGCCCATCACTGGCTTCTGGGCGGGTTCATCCTCTTCGCTGCCCTGCTTAATGATGGGGCGGTGTCGCGCAAGATTCGCGCCGCGGGCGCCGGATTCGCCAACCCCGTCACGTTCCACGTGGCGGCCCACGGCTTGCTGCTCTGCTTGGGCCTTGGCGCCACAGCCCTGCTCTTACCGGTTTCCCTGTTGGCCCATTGGTGGACGCTGGCCGTCTGCCTCGTGGGCCTCTTCAGTTGGCGCCTTGCGGCGTCTTTCCATGTCGGCAAATAA
- a CDS encoding ATP-dependent helicase: protein MSLDKVLDGLNSAQREVVDLRQHCVAVAVPGAGKTATIAAKAAVLLADPGITVGAVTFSKDAAIELRERILALAGKAAKPRLLAGTFHSLAYRQLATPTGKRPDIASEGHRAAMVSQVLHDLGLEMKLEEAIAIIDRLKMSLHEPADGGTESRLYHVYQKVLGRTKRLDFQDLMRLSVQGMEGGTIAPYRLDYLLVDEFQDCDELQCLWTAIHTRNGAVTCIVGDDDQCIFAWRSALGYRGMSAFASEFGARQVILGKNYRSTSEILSLADRVIRNNNDRIDKELVSHRGPGGSVEFLRYDDEYKEAVAAVEFLAPLLRGGHTAAILARTNRILDPVEAICRSHGVKYYRAAGKSILDQPEAALFAGLLRMLERPADASLESLLAFAGLDESERQLLHDSLHMDKTRLEVKKKDLIALGLSERSADKYRDFLKRLSEWGSLTARGFHSLVLDGVREWMLGLATVDRAKRAINTTYDVVSNLRGAFEERLSFLERRNNEPAADAIVLTTMHASKGLQWYATVLIRCEETIIPDDGSVESEERRLFYVGMTRAQNFLRMSTAKKNPTSRFVVEAGLA, encoded by the coding sequence ATGTCGCTCGACAAGGTATTGGATGGACTGAACTCGGCCCAGCGCGAAGTTGTTGATCTCCGCCAGCACTGTGTTGCCGTCGCCGTCCCAGGCGCCGGGAAGACGGCCACAATTGCGGCGAAGGCAGCTGTGCTTCTCGCTGACCCTGGCATAACCGTTGGTGCTGTAACCTTCAGCAAGGACGCCGCTATTGAACTACGTGAGCGCATTCTGGCTCTCGCAGGCAAGGCGGCAAAGCCTCGGCTGCTCGCTGGCACATTTCATTCTCTCGCCTATCGCCAACTGGCGACACCTACTGGCAAGCGCCCCGACATTGCATCGGAAGGGCACCGGGCCGCGATGGTCAGCCAGGTACTCCACGACCTCGGATTGGAGATGAAGCTCGAAGAGGCTATCGCCATTATCGATCGCCTTAAAATGAGCCTGCATGAGCCAGCGGACGGAGGTACTGAGAGCCGTCTGTACCATGTGTATCAGAAGGTGCTGGGGCGCACCAAGCGCCTAGATTTTCAAGATTTGATGCGTCTTTCCGTCCAAGGGATGGAGGGCGGCACCATTGCACCCTATCGCCTCGATTACCTGCTTGTCGACGAGTTTCAGGATTGCGATGAGCTTCAGTGCCTTTGGACGGCGATTCACACCCGAAACGGTGCCGTCACTTGCATTGTAGGCGACGACGATCAGTGTATTTTCGCGTGGCGTTCGGCGCTGGGCTATCGTGGCATGAGCGCGTTCGCTAGCGAATTTGGGGCACGCCAGGTGATTCTTGGAAAGAACTACCGATCGACATCCGAGATCCTGAGCTTAGCGGACCGCGTCATCCGGAATAACAACGACCGGATCGACAAGGAACTTGTGTCACATCGCGGGCCGGGCGGGTCCGTTGAGTTTCTCCGTTACGACGACGAGTACAAGGAGGCTGTAGCTGCGGTAGAGTTTCTGGCCCCGCTACTGCGCGGCGGTCACACCGCGGCAATCCTTGCTCGGACCAATCGGATACTAGATCCGGTAGAAGCAATATGCCGCTCCCATGGGGTCAAGTACTACCGTGCAGCTGGCAAGTCGATTCTGGATCAGCCTGAAGCCGCGCTGTTTGCAGGCCTGCTGCGTATGCTTGAACGGCCAGCAGATGCGAGCCTGGAAAGCCTTCTCGCGTTTGCTGGACTAGATGAATCGGAACGGCAGCTGTTGCATGATTCGCTTCATATGGACAAGACACGCCTAGAGGTGAAGAAGAAAGACCTAATAGCCTTGGGTCTTTCGGAGCGCTCCGCCGACAAATACCGGGATTTCCTTAAGCGACTTTCCGAGTGGGGTTCGCTCACTGCGCGGGGCTTTCACTCGCTCGTGTTGGACGGTGTCCGTGAGTGGATGCTTGGCCTGGCCACTGTTGACCGTGCAAAGCGTGCGATCAACACCACGTATGATGTCGTGTCCAACCTAAGGGGCGCCTTTGAAGAGCGCCTGAGCTTCCTGGAGCGCCGAAATAACGAACCAGCAGCGGATGCAATCGTTTTGACGACAATGCACGCGTCCAAAGGGCTGCAGTGGTATGCGACGGTGCTAATCCGGTGCGAGGAAACCATCATCCCCGACGACGGGAGCGTCGAGTCTGAGGAGCGCAGGCTGTTCTACGTCGGTATGACCAGAGCACAGAATTTCTTGCGCATGTCGACGGCAAAGAAGAACCCGACGTCTCGCTTCGTTGTTGAGGCAGGGTTGGCATAG
- a CDS encoding replication initiation protein — MAAENPTEMKARTTPRQMALALFEDMFDLGTSISEANREIGYQRNNFFTEIVNMGLAARRFLDAAYFIVAQEPEAVDQYDVELNYFKWLMRYDSRNLKHLRTIADEAQNAKIRVTNTPSDREPAEDDIWVQVQLIGMVAMHRGRIRFDVHHSLIPHIRDPRKSHWLSLRISTAFTRSLARAIYDKVLPSVPAGRTDWIKLDEMRTWPGKMGANASIFKYFKRDWLEPAVREINEISDIELSYETRTESTSSKKVDRIRFLLKRKDTADAVMASLSDASQIYKILKDEFNLSTRQFTEISDNRDTWNDDRILQAIEYTRFKLNRGQVKKSPSGYLMKALRDNWRMSEAERTMVQVQTKLLTDETEKAAAKVAVQTSVERSVASRDDETRARMNEESRQGKEQFVASDAKAKREHIRAWLASREAKLVLRRMKLEASSITEDIILTTPDLAWYLGQFVFGRLKAQVA, encoded by the coding sequence ATGGCGGCCGAGAATCCGACCGAAATGAAAGCGAGGACCACGCCTAGGCAAATGGCGCTCGCTTTGTTCGAAGATATGTTTGACCTCGGCACGTCCATTAGCGAGGCGAACCGCGAAATCGGATATCAGCGCAACAATTTCTTCACGGAAATTGTCAACATGGGCCTCGCGGCGCGACGTTTCCTGGATGCCGCCTATTTCATCGTTGCGCAAGAACCCGAAGCCGTTGACCAGTACGACGTTGAACTGAACTATTTCAAATGGCTGATGCGGTATGACAGCCGTAATCTGAAACATCTGCGCACCATCGCCGATGAAGCCCAGAACGCGAAAATCCGCGTGACCAACACGCCGTCGGACCGTGAGCCGGCCGAGGATGACATCTGGGTGCAAGTGCAGTTGATCGGCATGGTTGCGATGCATCGTGGTCGTATCCGGTTCGATGTTCACCACAGCCTCATCCCGCATATACGGGACCCACGCAAGTCGCACTGGCTAAGCTTGCGGATCTCGACCGCTTTTACCCGCAGCTTGGCGCGCGCCATCTACGACAAGGTCTTACCCAGCGTTCCTGCAGGGCGCACCGACTGGATCAAGCTTGACGAGATGCGAACCTGGCCCGGGAAGATGGGCGCGAATGCCAGCATCTTCAAATACTTCAAGCGCGACTGGCTCGAGCCGGCAGTCAGGGAAATCAATGAGATCTCCGACATCGAACTGTCCTATGAGACCCGGACCGAATCGACGTCATCGAAGAAGGTGGACCGTATCCGGTTCCTCCTCAAGCGTAAAGATACCGCCGATGCAGTGATGGCCAGCCTGTCGGACGCGAGCCAGATCTACAAGATCCTGAAGGACGAGTTCAATCTCTCCACGCGGCAGTTCACTGAGATCTCCGATAACCGGGACACATGGAACGATGACCGGATCCTCCAAGCCATTGAATACACGCGTTTCAAGCTCAATCGTGGGCAGGTGAAAAAGAGTCCGTCTGGCTATCTGATGAAAGCCCTGCGTGACAACTGGCGCATGTCCGAAGCCGAACGAACCATGGTCCAGGTCCAGACGAAGCTGCTCACCGACGAAACGGAGAAGGCGGCCGCGAAGGTTGCAGTGCAGACATCTGTCGAGCGCAGCGTGGCATCACGAGACGATGAAACTCGCGCGCGCATGAACGAAGAGTCGCGCCAAGGGAAGGAACAATTCGTGGCCTCTGACGCAAAAGCGAAGCGCGAGCATATTCGAGCTTGGCTTGCCTCGAGGGAAGCCAAGCTGGTGCTGAGGCGAATGAAGCTGGAGGCATCCTCTATCACCGAAGACATCATCCTTACGACGCCGGATCTGGCTTGGTACCTCGGACAGTTTGTGTTCGGCAGGCTCAAGGCCCAAGTGGCCTAG